The Kryptolebias marmoratus isolate JLee-2015 linkage group LG7, ASM164957v2, whole genome shotgun sequence region cctttaattgtctTTACCATAAAAAGAAACCTCTCGTTTAGAAGTAAAAAGCTGCTGACCAGAGTTCTGCAGCTTCCTCCACGTCTGTGATATCAGAGAGAAGCTGTTGGCCAGAGGCTTCACCAGGCCACCGAACGGAGGGTCAGCCACCATCACCACCTTCTCCCCGCCCACCTCCCCAAGGAAGGCATCCAGGACTGCACTGGAGGCCTGATGAGACACAACCCTCCATCATCCGGAGCTGGAAGcagaaacctttacatcacGTTCAACCGAACTCTCACCTCGCCATCGAAGAAGTGATGGTTGAACATGTTGTAGTGACAGAACTCCTCTTGATTGTAGAACTGGGCatacctgaaacacacacacatcagattCATGTGCTTTTAATATCACTTTCTGTGGGGCAGGCCCAGCAAACAAGTTTGAACTCATCtactgtatacacacacacaaacacactcctcAGGTTGTGTCAGCAGGCTGCAGCTTGTAACAGAGGAACACACCTTCTCTGCACACATTCttaatgaaaaaacaaccaGGACGCCACACAGAGAACTCAGGTAAGACAATATTAATCGTTagatttaaaaaactttattaaatctGAATTTAGGGCTGCGGCctcgtaatcctgaggctgtgggttCGAGGACAGGTagcgtcaggaagggcatcctgCGTAAAACTGCAGCCAAATCTTTGGCTCGATCGCTGTTGTGACCCCTGAAGGgaggagctgaaagaaaaacaacattaaatctGTATATAACGATCATTTGGAACGGCCTTATCTGAAGTATAAAATGAGCTTTAGAGGTTACAGTGGACAGATTGTTTAATATAATGCTTTTGCAGCTAAATAAGTGCAGTATATGTCAAACATTCATGTATAACATTCAGAAAAGTTATATATATGATTTCTTTGCAGATTCTATGTATAAAAAACGcgtatatgtataaaaaaaggaactagTTTCCTCACCTGACACACGCAGAGCATGCGCCAgaattcaaaatgactgaagcagatgttttaagtgtttatatttttgttcagctcgtgagaaatggcagaaaaagagTCACCATCCGTTGGACAGCCCACAGTGGTTCAGTTACAGAGTGAGCTCTCAGCGCCCCCTGATGGTCTTAGCAGCCTACTGCAAGACGTGTTGAGCTTCACTCCTCTGGACTCCAACACTGATGAGGTTGTTCAACCTTTCCCACGATCACCTAAACTACAGAAGAAGACGACCAAACCTGCCCCGCTCTCTCAGGTAAATGTCTGTATGAGATTAGATAGTCTTTACAAAATGGGGAAAAGTTTCTGAGCAACAGCAAAATCACCTGTAGTTGAGGGAGAAAAGTGGTACCCTTTGGTACTGTGGGAAGCCATAGGTACAGTATATTATCATATATTAATTTATCTAGGGTCATTTCCTTACTGTAGAACTCAGTCAACTGGgtgtttcacttttcttttatttagttagtttatTGCTTAGGAGATGTTATTCAgagatgctttttattttgcatgaaaTCTGAGCCAAATTATTGAAGCAAATGccctttaattttttgttttatttaattttttagtaaaagaaaatggatggttggatagTATTATTTTCTTAAGAGATTTACCATTCTAACAGGTGGAACAGCAGCacagtggttaaagctgttgcatcccagcaagaaggttgcaggatcgcttcctggcctggggcctttctgggtggagtttacatgttctccctgagctcacCTGGGTTTAccctgggtactccggtttcctcccatagaccaaaaacatgcatgttaggttcattggcaactctaaaattgtccctaggtgtgagtgagagcatgaataactgtttgtctctgtgtgtccctgtgatggacttgagacctgtccagggtgtcccctgacCCTCACACAGTGAATGCTGGAGATAGataccagctccctgtgacctggaaaggagaagtgggtaaagaaaatggatggatggtggatGGCTATATCATTCTGGATACCTTCCATGGCCTGTGTTACACAATTCTGATTGAATATAAATAGACagtaaaataacctttttttttttattgaatttaccAGTTGACCAGGGTCTTACACATTGGGATCATTAAATATCAGGTGCCTACATGATGGCTCAGTAATCCAAAATTTATTAGGTTGTAATACAAACGTGTTTTTCAACAGGAGCAATTATCTAGACGCATGGAGGAGCTGAAAGCTGAGAAAGCCAAAACCGAGGCCCATATACAATCTCTGAAGAAACGCAAAGCAGATCTCTCTGTAAGTATTGAACCAAGCAGTGCTAGCACTTACAGCAGTTACTGTACTGGTGTCATACCATTAACTAGAACTGCTAACAAGTTGATCGTGAACCCATAGCGGACCACGGAGATGATGAAGCAGCAGGTTCGAGAGCACTTTGAGAACATGCGGCACGTCCTACAGCAGGATGAGCACGCCGTCCTGGACTCTCTGGAGCTGGACCTGAAAAGGACAAGGACCAGGCTGGACCAGGTTCTGAAGAACTGGATGAACCATCAAGAGCAAGTCTCAAAAAGTATCAGCGCTATTCAGGGAGCACTGAGCAGGAATCCCACAGCGGAGGAAGACAGGAAGGTATGATTCAAACTCTGTTTCCAAAccatggtttaaaaacaaactgactgaGGGGGTCTTACtaaggtttatttttctgcttttcttttctttccaaaagAGTCACTCAGATACCATCAGGTAAAACACTTCATTATCATATGAAAAGTTTCCAGCTATAATCCACAACATTCACCTTAGCTTTGTTCTGCACCCATTCCAGTCCCAAAAAGCCAGACGCCTCAGAGATGGAAATCAGACTCAATAAAGAAAGATTTGAGAAGCTCCTAAAAACCCTCTCCTCCATCTCCAAAAGCCTGAAGGTCCAGCTGCAAAGGAAGACTCTACTCTTAGGTAATTTGGTTAtgatttttggaaaatattgagAGAAATAACTTAAAGGAGCTGACTGACTGAGGAGCTCTGGATACTTCTGTGCATTGGTTCGCTCTCCTTGATGGAACTTCACATGGAACTTCTGCACATGCTCaaacccccccacacacaacCTATCACATGTAATGGGTAGCCCACTGCACTCTTAATATGCCACTAAAGACCCCGCCCAAACTTTTATGTCGTAGCaaggttgtcatccagtgtgaggGGGGCTTTCAGACCAAACAACTCATCTGTCtatcagtttatttatcttGTTGTCAGGTCTTTCCAAGATCACATAAATTCACACTGCACAGCTGATAAGCAGCACCATGTCCCCACACTTAACAACTTGTCTGACAGATCCTTAATGAGCTGGTGACCCTGTTTTGTCATCAGTCATAGCTGCAGAATGGGAAAGGGAGTAAAGCTATGTTTTTCCAGGGATATGGATATATTTAAGACTTTTGGAAAAATTGCCCAGGCAAATGGGAATAAAATGTTGGCAGGAGTCCCTGATTGTAGCATACACCTTTAtaagtaaaaggaaaaataacagATCTATCAtttatgcaataaaataaatttcctATTTAAAATAAGGTGATTTTTAGAATATTGATGTTCATGTAAAGATTACTACTGATGTACCAACCAGTTCTCCTAAACATTCAAAACCACCTCTTTGTACTAATGCTAAATTCATTGCTGATACTTTTGTGGGATGATTTCTCTTTTCCTATTCAGATTCATCTCCCACTGTGATTGACAGGCAGACATGCCATAACCAGATCACAGTGACCTCAGAGGGGCGGAGCCTGTTCTTCTCCAGCTCTCCTGGCTCGACTCCGGAGCACCCTCTCCGGTTCGACAAGGTGTGCTGCGCTCTGGGCTCGACTCCGGTCTCAGCAGGTCAGAATTACTGGGAGGTCGATGTCCGCTGCTGCTCAGCCTGGGCTGTGGGCGTGGCCTACGGCAGGCTGGAGAGGAAGGGCCAGGACAAGGGCGCCAAGCTGGGTCGGAACAGAAACTCGTGGTGCATAGAGCTCAGGAACAGGAATCTGTCTGCTTGGCACAACAACCGGCATGTGGTGTGTCAGGGTGTGGGGCAGAGTCCTCCGAGAAGAGTGGGAGTGTGGGTGAACTACGATAAGGGTCAGCTGATGTTTTACGATGCAGACAGAATGGTCGTCCTGCAGAGGTTCTCGGCGGCCATCACTCCGGTGTTTGACCGGGCTCATCACCAGTTCACCGAGCCCTTGTATCCTGCCATACGCTTCCTGAAACCAACGGAGAACCAGAACGGGCCGAACCACCTGAAATTCAGTCATCTGGATTCCTTTTAAAGGTCCAAACTGCAGAGACATTTCAGCTGTACATACATAAAATCTTTTCATGGActgatttaatgtgttttataaacttaagATGCTGAAATTCAGAACAACATGTTGGTAACATGGGGAGTGTTTGCTTCagtgctttgtgtgtgtatcttttgtagttgttttaaagttttgtatCAATTTATTTGAATTGATCTCAGTTATTTTAGTGTCACTGCAGTTTGGACAAACTCCAGCCTGTTAAGGCCCCAGAATTTACAGATTCTCCAGAATTCACAATGTTTCCTACTTGAACCAGATTTAcacaggtggaaaaaaatgcaactttgtTACCCTATTGTTTATTGAACATGACCAAGCATGGTACTCATTTAGCACAGGAGGATTCAGTTCAGGCTTCCATCGACATTAGCCTGTAAAGACGCTGGTGTATGAGGAGCAGCAAATCCTACTTACCTGAAATGGAATATGGGCAGTGATAGgctctttcctttttccttttcacatttgctaatttaacagttttttccTCCTTGATTAACTTTCTCTGTCTTTGGAATGTTTCACCATAAAACAGTGTCATTCTATGTCAGGAATCCTGCATCAGGACCAATAGTGCATTAGGTTGAGATTTTGGACTTACTTCACATTCTGGTCTCAAATGGCCACCTTTTCATACTTCGGTATGCGACGGTTCTGTAAAACAACCGTGCACCTCCTTCACACTTGATGATGACCCTGCTATGACCCATTAGAATGTTGATACCTCAATATGTGCCACCATGGTGAAAAACCACAATGTCACGATGACAGTTTTGTGCGTACTCAAAAGCATTTTGGACCTATCATGCCTCTGGAAACCTCGCCAAGCCCATCAACTTTCTGGTTGATTTTGACATCACAGTGGGGGTGTCATACTGTTTTTACACCTGGGAGCAACCTGGCCAGTTGTTTCCTAATTAGGGTTGGGCAATTCGACTGATCGAAGTCCATTAGGCATCAGATTCTTTATTAAGGGCAATAttctccattttattttagctagttTAACTTTCCCTCTCAAGAATATTTGACCAGTAAATGAGTGTACAAATCAGATCCATGCTGTAATACAGCCTGATTGTGTGCAATCCACCTCATCAGTGCAGTCTGATGGCTGTAGGACACTGCTGTTGTTCTATTGCTCAAAAAGCTCTAATTAACATCAATTTGTGAATAattcattttgtaataaaaaatgtcaaatgataACGTACagttaaaaattgttttgagagaatttttttttaagaaaaaccaCACAAGCGTCAGCTGTctaaatacaagaaaaacaagaaaaaaaatggcacagTCCACAGGTGAAATATGGATTTTCATTTTAAGCACAAACTGCTGCAACCTAATCTTAGGTTTGGAGTGGTGGTTAGCAGGGTGGAGGAGGGGTTTGATTGGTGGAACCATTATGGTGGTgtcaaatatttgaagaaaaattgAATAATTACAAATGAATTTAAAGAGTTATTCTGCTTAAAATGCACATCTGTCTCCCAGTTGTCTTTACAGCACAAACTCGTTTCTGTCTCAAGGCCAGCACTTCTcctgttcctttttatttctatataaTCTGCAACTTTACCCAAAGTCCAAATCTTCACCATGGCCCTGTCACTCCAGCTGGCATGCTGACATGTCAGATAGGCTGCTCTTATTTATAGTAGTAGCAGGGATCATTTAGTTGAAGGGCTAGATGACCACTACGACTGAATCCCCACTTAAAAACCCTAcctgaagacataaaaacaatggGGAAGGGCCAAGAGAAAAGTGGGCCACTGCCACAAGATGAACAAGGAGACACGCATGTTTCGCTTTTGCTGCTCAAAACTTCTGCACAGTTTTACACATCACAATGAGTGTCAGTAGCTAACAGTTTTAAGAAAGCAAtacagatgacaaaaaaacattacctGAAATCAATGTCCAGCAGCAGACTTTTcattggtttctgtttttgctccaggTTCCGTAGCTTGATCAGCTCCTGCAGCCtgacacacacaacaacaatcAGTACTGATGGTGCATGATTTATAAACTCTACAGGTTTAAAATCTGCCACTTATCCTAAATATATCTGAGAAACTGTCTTACTTTATATTACAACAGgtaaacagattaaaatgatTACTGATAAGAATTAGGTAGTGAAAACTCTCTTTGTCAAagttatgttgagaaacaaacAGTAACTATCACAGGAAAGTGAAACTTTCCACTAAATCCAGAATCCAGTTCTTTAATTTTACCTACATTTTAAGGAGTCATCTTTGCCTTTTGTAGTCTATTTCTTAGtttcaatctttaaaaaaatatcttgtgcCAAAGAGCTATTTATTACCTAATCAAAGATCTATTTGCAGGTCTATTTGTGGTACAGATAAGTCTTCAGCCTAACAGAGAGCTCTAAACATGTTTGTTACAGTCACGTTAACCGTGGCTCCATTCATGTTGGAACCAACATTTGACTTGCAAATGTTTCCTTGCAGTCAACACGTGGAAGAAACTGTAGATTTGCATCAGTTTAATGTTCTTATTACATACAGCTGGTGAGCAAAGGACTAAATTActactgagataaaaaaaaattattattaggTATAATTTCTGATATTTCTGAGTTTTTACTCAGGATGGGACACTTGAATCAAAGTGCTGAATCGAGTGCTGAGAGGGAAGGGCAATTTTTGATGGAAACAAACCCTGACACAGGTTTTCTCCCAGAAATAACTAAATCGATGGAGGAGGATTCACTCTGGATGCAGACCTGCTGCTGGCTTATCTACAGATACACGAGACATATTTCTTATATATTAGTTTCACGCTTTACTACATCCTGACTCATAGAGGAGACAAGATggcatctctttttttaaaaagtgttttttgtgtttaactcACCTGTCCTGGGATCCTCCTTCCCACTGTGTTATTGTTGTCTTT contains the following coding sequences:
- the si:dkey-219e21.4 gene encoding nuclear factor 7, ovary, yielding MAEKESPSVGQPTVVQLQSELSAPPDGLSSLLQDVLSFTPLDSNTDEVVQPFPRSPKLQKKTTKPAPLSQEQLSRRMEELKAEKAKTEAHIQSLKKRKADLSRTTEMMKQQVREHFENMRHVLQQDEHAVLDSLELDLKRTRTRLDQVLKNWMNHQEQVSKSISAIQGALSRNPTAEEDRKSHSDTISPKKPDASEMEIRLNKERFEKLLKTLSSISKSLKVQLQRKTLLLDSSPTVIDRQTCHNQITVTSEGRSLFFSSSPGSTPEHPLRFDKVCCALGSTPVSAGQNYWEVDVRCCSAWAVGVAYGRLERKGQDKGAKLGRNRNSWCIELRNRNLSAWHNNRHVVCQGVGQSPPRRVGVWVNYDKGQLMFYDADRMVVLQRFSAAITPVFDRAHHQFTEPLYPAIRFLKPTENQNGPNHLKFSHLDSF